TCAATTCGAATGTAAATCGAAGAACCTTCGGGAACTTTCTCACCCGGTTTACGGCTCTGCTCGAGAACGAGAGCCTGGAGGTCCGGTTCTGAAACTTTGTTTATAAGTCTGAGAAGCAGGTTTGAAGAAAGCAAAATCTGTTCAGCTTCTGCGTAGGTTTTTCCAATCAGATCGGGAACTTCGACAGTCTGCCGGGTATCGTTCGGACCGCTGCCTCGGTAACTGCCCACCCAAAGTAAAATTACTCTTCCTTCTTTTACAATTTTACCATTAACCGGTTTTTGCTGAAGAATCTTACCATCTTTGGTGGGATCTGATACTTCGATCACATTTGAAACTGAGTAGTTTAAATCGATCGAGTCCAAAATATCGAGAGCACGTTGCTTGTCCAGTCCGACAACATTTGGAACTTTTACTTCATCTCCGGATACATAGAATGGCATGATTATTTTATCTATTGCAAAAAGAGAAATAAACAAACCGAGAACAATGTAGGATGCTCTTAGTAAAAGTGTGATTTTGCGAGTTTTTTTCATCAAATCTGTTTTAGTGAAATTTTTGTTTTAAACATGAA
This genomic window from Ignavibacteria bacterium contains:
- a CDS encoding PASTA domain-containing protein, whose amino-acid sequence is MKKTRKITLLLRASYIVLGLFISLFAIDKIIMPFYVSGDEVKVPNVVGLDKQRALDILDSIDLNYSVSNVIEVSDPTKDGKILQQKPVNGKIVKEGRVILLWVGSYRGSGPNDTRQTVEVPDLIGKTYAEAEQILLSSNLLLRLINKVSEPDLQALVLEQSRKPGEKVPEGSSIYIRIDMPGDIIVDTLDFKSTEEDQSTDIDMVTMPGLKKLSKQEAIKQLTDLGLKVGTIKEVVSPDHLPGSVIGQSISPGIKVKKGEVVDLEVSVSNSDEEIIQ